In the genome of Blastopirellula marina, the window GCTCTTGAATCACGGGCAAGGTCACTCGTTGCCATGGAACGCAGGCGAGAAAGCGATCCAGTGGCTGACGGCATACGTGGCGAAACGTGCGGCGGAGTAATCCGCTTTTCGTTTCAACCCAGGCGAAATGCGTGTTACGATAACCGCTCTTCGGTCGATTTCCCCCTGCCAAAAGCGAGCCTGCCTGATGCGTTGCCTTGCGATTCTTTTATTGACAACGATGTGCCCGGCCCATGTGCTTCTGGCGGGTGATCTTGCCGTCGACAGCGACTTCTCAAGCGGGTCGGCAAAAGTCATTGAGATCGATCAAAAGAATCGCATTATTCGTATTGAGCCAGAAGCGAATCCCGAGCGTGGCTGGGAATGCTGGTGGTACATGCAGGTTACCGGCATCGAGCCTGGCGAAACAATCACGATCGACGTCGGCAGTGCCCCTTGGGCCACACCCAATCAGGCCGCTGTGAGTTCCGACAATCGGACCTGGCAACAATCGTCCGCAGGCAAGCGAGACGGAAAACGCATTGCCTACCAGCATAAGGCCGAAAGCGAGACTTGCTGGTTTGCCTGGGGACCACCATTCACAGTAGAAGATGCCCAGCGTCTGGTCGACCAGTCGGCTAAGAATAGCCCACATGTTACCTCCTTCGAACTGTGCCAAACGCGTGCAGGCCGGACGGTCCCTGCTTTGCGTGTGAAAGAAGAAGGAGTGCCTGACGAGCAGCGAAAAGGGATCTGGATTCAAGCACGGCAGCATGCATGGGAATCTGGTTCGAGTTGGGTTTCCCGTGGCTTTGTCCAGTGGCTGCTGAGTGACGATCCGCGCGCGACGACGCTACGTCAGAAATCGCTCATCACTATTGTCCCGGTGATGGATATCGATAATGTCGCAATCGGAGCAGGGGGGAAGAACCAGATCCCGCAGGATCATAATCGCGACTGGAGTGACAAACCGCACTGGAATAGCGTGAAAGTGGCCCAGCAACAGATCCTCGAGCAAGACAAAGCCGGGCAGTTCGACTTGTTCGTCGATCTGCATAATCCCGATGCGGGAGCCAAGAATCCTTACTTCTACACCACGACGTCCGACTACCTTTCCGAGGAAGGGAATCGCAATCTTCAGCACTTCCTGGCAACTTCACGTCTGGAAATCACCGGCCCCTTGGCATTCAAAGGTGAGACGCGCGAATCAGGTCCAAGCTACGATAAGAACTGGACTCAGATCAGTAAGAACTGGGTTACCAAGAATACGACCAAGGGCGTTGTGGCAGTAACGCTCGAGACAGCCTGGAACACACCGCATAGCAACCAGGAAGGCTACATGACCGTCGGTCATCAACTGGGACTGGCTATCGAGCGTTACTTCCGCA includes:
- a CDS encoding M14-type cytosolic carboxypeptidase, translated to MRCLAILLLTTMCPAHVLLAGDLAVDSDFSSGSAKVIEIDQKNRIIRIEPEANPERGWECWWYMQVTGIEPGETITIDVGSAPWATPNQAAVSSDNRTWQQSSAGKRDGKRIAYQHKAESETCWFAWGPPFTVEDAQRLVDQSAKNSPHVTSFELCQTRAGRTVPALRVKEEGVPDEQRKGIWIQARQHAWESGSSWVSRGFVQWLLSDDPRATTLRQKSLITIVPVMDIDNVAIGAGGKNQIPQDHNRDWSDKPHWNSVKVAQQQILEQDKAGQFDLFVDLHNPDAGAKNPYFYTTTSDYLSEEGNRNLQHFLATSRLEITGPLAFKGETRESGPSYDKNWTQISKNWVTKNTTKGVVAVTLETAWNTPHSNQEGYMTVGHQLGLAIERYFRTMP